The Melitaea cinxia chromosome 6, ilMelCinx1.1, whole genome shotgun sequence genome has a window encoding:
- the LOC123654494 gene encoding facilitated trehalose transporter Tret1-like, with protein MSQELQVNYPDPGFWTETSLIQLVYGIWVNLSMMTIGLAYGFSAVTLPQLQLPDSTVKVSLADESWIASVLSLASLVGCLICGYLIDKFGRRTMLIYSQLPVCLGWLLTGVASSAKYIILGRVITGVGIGMVMCVPRVYMTEVSLPNMRGVIGSFPNIAISIGITIQATLGSVLKWSTLCYVSSVFTLSLCLVYFRLPETPYYLLQKATIEDAKASLKKFRCKKYNIEAEMEELEDFKNDNDIHKLCFKEQLMALLKRSSYKPFCLMTIYVIISQLSGSSVIFMWTVDILERSKSSVNAEVGNVALGITRIIISIITAVLIFHVGRRPLAIISGLGVGIVCISLSLLIKYEEQSTILPQIGYMIYIMFVTMGYYTLPPLIMYELYPLQVRGLLGGISISNLNLFIFCSNICYPYVRDGLGFSNTILAFGVCSLAGCIFLYFCLPETKELTLQEIEEYYNDRRSTLTSQRRLISMQVLSRSATSSRSLDKVTTGRTKKGESRVTFHNGPSVKYVSKHNENK; from the exons ATGTCCCAAGAGTTGCAAGTCAATTATCCAGATCCTGGCTTTTGGACAGAAACCTCACTGATTCAATTGGTTTATGGTATTTGGGTAAATTTATCAATGATGACAATTGGTTTGGCTTATGGTTTTTCAGCCGTAACACTTCCACAGTTGCAGTTACCTGATTCTACTGTAAAAGTTTCACTTGCTGATGAATCGTGGATTG cCAGTGTATTATCATTAGCATCTCTTGTTGGTTGCTTGATATGCGGatatttaatagataaattTGGACGTCGAACTATGCTCATTTATAGTCAACTACCAGTTTGTTTAGGATGGCTTCTAACTGGTGTTGCTAGTTcagctaaatatataatactgg gtaGAGTTATTACTGGCGTCGGTATTGGTATGGTGATGTGTGTGCCAAGAGTTTACATGACGGAGGTTTCGTTACCAAATATGAGAGGCGTGATTGGTTCCTTTCCTAATATTGCTATATCTATTGGTATCACTATTCAG GCAACTTTAGGGTCAGTTTTAAAATGGTCAACATTGTGCTACGTGAGCAGTGTATTTACATTGTCGCTATGTCTAGTTTATTTCCGTCTACCTGAAACACCAtattatttacttcaaaaagcaACAATAGAGGATGCGAAGGCTTCTCTAAAGAAATTTcggtgtaaaaaatataatattgaagcTGAAATGGAAGAACTTGAAGATTTTAAGAATGACAATGATATTCACAA gTTATGTTTTAAGGAGCAGTTAATGGCGTTGCTGAAAAGATCCTCTTACAAACCTTTTTGTCTTATGAcaatttatgttataatatcTCAGTTGTCGGGTTCATCGGTTATTTTCATGTGGACAGTTGATATATTGGag AGATCAAAGTCATCAGTTAACGCTGAAGTAGGAAATGTTGCTCTAGGCATTACAAGGATTATTATCTCAATAATAACTGCTGTTCTTATTTTCCACGTCGGTCGAAGACCTTTGGCGATAATTTCTG GTCTAGGTGTCGGCATAGTGTGTATCTCTCTCAGTCTCCTGATCAAATACGAGGAGCAATCAACGATTTTACCACAGATTGGCTATATGATTTACATCATGTTCGTAACGATGGGCTACTACACTCTACCTCCACTCATTATGTATGAACTATATCCCTTACAA GTTAGAGGTTTACTTGGAGGGATatcaatatcaaatttaaatttatttatattctgttCTAATATATGTTATCCATATGTGAGAGACGGTCTTGGTTTTTCAAATACAATCCTTGCTTTCGGCGTTTGTTCTTTGGCAG GTTGCATCTTTTTATACTTTTGCCTGCCAGAAACGAAAGAGCTAACTCTACAAGAGATCGAAGAATACTATAATGACAGGCGCTCAACATTGACGTCACAACGTCGACTCATTTCCATGCAGGTGTTGAGTAGAAGTGCAACTTCTAGTAGATCTCTTGATAAAGTAACTACTGGCAGGACCAAGAAAGGAGAGTCACGAGTTACCTTCCATAATGGTCCCAGTGTGAAATATGTGTCAaaacataatgaaaataaataa